The following coding sequences are from one Onychostoma macrolepis isolate SWU-2019 chromosome 24, ASM1243209v1, whole genome shotgun sequence window:
- the LOC131533009 gene encoding uncharacterized protein LOC131533009, whose amino-acid sequence MNMQQTVFVAVETTGPSSNSSSHEDDVSLNCSITNEGLSVPCMSAADVEACIEMLNSHPGPLLFTNGEIFRQSEILSWNELRLTREPVCLIKLKRENKIKSCYGVYLGNDYTLTACHTFEFARLYDAYVFFPTTDFVLIYEAELPKEQHMFHDKDQCLVKLLGQTDVLGKGLLNRICAPGKNEDLYFYTFDSQGNRQVHTCKDITHPSAMNEKSQRNELLMSTAGQPGESGNPVFSLRSKRCVGIYRGITKSKKGCASKIDSKQLLEHTTLLNANPSCLNMLYSIYSILKTGFFCWRALNNQTSADDSE is encoded by the exons ATGAATATGCAACAG ACTGTGTTTGTAGCTGTTGAGACCACTGGTCCCTCTTCCAATTCATCAAGCCACGAGGATGATGTGTCTCTCAACTGCAGCATAACAAACGAAGGATTGTCCGTTCCTTGCATGAGCGCCGCTGATGTGGAAGCTTGCATtgaaatgttaaattcacatccAGGTCCACTGTTGTTCACAAACGGAGAGATCTTCAGACAGTCTGAGATCTTGAGCTGGAATGAATTGCGCTTAACAAGAGAGCCAGTATGCTTGATCAAACTGAAACgagaaaacaaaatcaagtCCTGCTATGGAGTCTACTTGGGGAATGATTACACCTTGACTGCCTGTCATACATTTGAGTTCGCTCGTCTATATGACGCCTATGTTTTCTTCCCCACCACAGACTTTGTTCTGATTTATGAGGCAGAACTTCCCAAAGAACAGCACATGTTTCATGACAAAGATCAGTGCCTTGTTAAATTACTCGGGCAAACAGATGTTTTGGGTAAAGGTTTACTCAACCGCATTTGTGCACCCGGTAAGAACGAGGATTTATATTTCTACACATTTGATAGCCAGGGGAATCGCCAAGTGCACACATGCAAAGATATCACTCATCCCTCCGCCATGAATGAGAAAAGCCAAAGAAATGAGCTTCTGATGTCCACGGCAGGTCAGCCAGGCGAAAGTGGCAATCCTgttttcagtttgagatctaAAAGATGTGTGGGAATATATAGAGGTATCACAAAGTCAAAGAAAGGATGTGCCTCAAAAATAGATTCCAAACAGCTGTTAGAACACACAACATTACTAAACGCAAATCCATCTTGCTTGAACATGCTCTACAGCATCTACTCCATTCTTAAGACTGGATTTTTCTGTTGGCGGGCCCTGAACAATCAAACCTCTGCTGATGATTCAGAATGA